The genome window GTTCGCTGAGCACACTGCAGCTTCTAGAGATATTTCAAACGGGCCCTCTTCTGTCAAGCTCTGTGGGGAACATACATGAGTTTGGGGGTCGTGGGGTCATTTTTATTGACTGTGGAGGAGATGGTTAGCAGAGGGGGGAGGGTGTGGATGCCGTGCTGTCGATATTAAGACTTGTCTGCTGACTTGAGGAGGTTTTCTCTGCTCCTTCTCTTCACGTCCCAGTTGTAGACTCGTGCCATGTCTGAAGGGAGGGAGAGTTaaggagcaacagcagcacagatttAATTGCACTTAACCGCCCCTTGAAAGCTGTTAGCATGACTTAAACACCCGTTCTTCAAGGATCCTGCTGAAGAAAAGATGGGCGTAATCAGAGTCCCTGAGCTGAGAGAGTTAGCTGCAAATACTAGCAGCCGAGCGCTCGAAGTCAACTGATCATTAAATCATGTAATAATCACAAACTGCCACACATCTTACTAGTGTCTCCCTCCTTCCTGGAACTATCTGAAGTCTCTGTGAATCTTCTCTGTGAATTGTCGCGACTATCTACTCATGGTTGTTGTCAGAGTTGTAGATGAGCACATGTTTTACAGaacaaattaataataaaagcacCACTTGTATTCTGACTCAGGAACAAAAGCGCAACAGCAGATCGGCCGAACTGTCTATTTTTTCGATTCAGCTGTAGGCCGGGCCTGGGTGGACCACACGGTGGAAGGATACTGACTTCGGTGGTGGTGAACTGGTCTCGCAGGAAATCCAGATCGTCCTCGAGTGTCTCTAGGTTACGAGATGCTGTGGAGAGGTTCTTCTCTAGGAGAGCCTGGGCTTCGTCGATGTCGTACTCTAACATGACGTTTGCCTTTCAGGGGGAAAAGATTTATTTGTCCGTCATGTCTTCAACTGACAACCCGCCGTTGTAAAAATGCTCTTAGACTGTGTGATGAAAGAATAAACCCCAGAAATAAAAGTGACTCTAATCTGAGCTCTACTTACCCCTAACCATAGACAGACTTTGTCGGTGGGCGGCACTGAGGCCTTGCAGTAAACATTGTCAgccaacaggaagtgtgtgtccAGGGGCTCTGTGGTCTCctgggaaaacacaaacatcagagcAATCTGGTCAAAAAGCCTCAGTTATACATTTTTCTATCCCACTGACCCAGTTTCCTCCAACTCAGCCTGACCTCGAGGCACTTTCTATTCATTAAAGACAGCCACAGGTCTCGACCAGCTCTAAGAGCGAAGTTCAAGCACTTTTAAACAACCGGACTCACCTTTTTCTTCTGCATGTGTCGTAGGATTTCTAGCGTCTGTGTGATTTGTGGGATCTGGCTTTTCAACCTGCACATCGAGAGAGTCGAGTAAGGAAGTAATTCATCAAGTCTTTACAATGTTACACGGCCCAACGCAAACCTGCTCATTCACACAGAAGGCAAACTGCGTTGGGGAAAAAGAGACTCGCCAGACTTCCTTGTAAAAACAGCCCCTTTTCCCTTGTGACACTAAAACGGTGTCTTGTAGAAATAACAAACTTAACAATCTAGACTTAGGTTTTTATACAGATCATAAAAGAGCAAAggaaaaactttcatttatctattttttaacAGCATGAAAGAAATTCCATTttcactggtaaaaaaaaaaaaaagtattagtCTGTCCACGGTTTTATTAAGCTGCCCTGGCATGAA of Acanthopagrus latus isolate v.2019 chromosome 10, fAcaLat1.1, whole genome shotgun sequence contains these proteins:
- the vbp1 gene encoding prefoldin subunit 3, which encodes MAATIDNSNAVQATKKKHLGIPEAVFVADVDSFMKQPGNETADSALRKLDEQYQKYKYMELNLSQKKLRLKSQIPQITQTLEILRHMQKKKETTEPLDTHFLLADNVYCKASVPPTDKVCLWLGANVMLEYDIDEAQALLEKNLSTASRNLETLEDDLDFLRDQFTTTEVNMARVYNWDVKRRSRENLLKSADKS